From Xyrauchen texanus isolate HMW12.3.18 chromosome 9, RBS_HiC_50CHRs, whole genome shotgun sequence, the proteins below share one genomic window:
- the LOC127648677 gene encoding uncharacterized protein LOC127648677 yields MLFAIVQFINEDDLPFAVVPQVWLSNDMCYWPPFDLRKKDKGNNLAIRCTSPHSTWEKHHFKFMKGAESWQEAMRYLVRFQTGSSVETTDDDKKGKRKRSLTSKYRPQASSDEEESCLPDAPAVLSFQQPLLSFENLVPSNKVSVLPDAPEVASIPENQENVEPSVDFRAEPGFSPVIQTPLHRAKRPMSKAYVLVSSVLTVLKKVPLVVVFF; encoded by the exons ATGCTGTTTGCCATTGTTCAATTTATCAACGAGGATGATCTGCCATTTGCAGTGGTTCCGCAAGTGTGGCTCAGCAATGACATGTGCTATTGGCCCCCATTTGACCTCCGCAAAAAAGACAAGGGAAACAATTTAGCCATCCGCTGTACGTCTCCACACAGCACCTGGGAGAAACATCATTTTAAGTTTATGAAGGGAGCAG AATCTTGGCAAGAGGCAATGAGATATTTGGTGCGCTTCCAAACAGGTTCCAGCGTTGAAACGACGGATGATGACAAGAAGGGAAAGCGAAAGAGAAGCTTAACTTCCAAGTACAGACCCCAGGCCTCTTCTGATGAAGAGGAGTCTTGTCTTCCAGATGCACCAGCAGTGCTGTCGTTTCAGCAACCTCTTTTGAGCTTTGAAAACCTTGTTCCCAGTAACAAGGTTTCAGTGCTGCCCGATGCTCCAGAGGTTGCATCGATTCCAGAAAACCAGGAAAATGTTGAGCCATCTGTAGATTTCAGAGCTG AACCAGGTTTCTCCCCAGTAATCCAGACTCCACTTCACAGAGCCAAGAGGCCTATGTCTAAGGCCTATGTCTTAGTGTCCAGTGTTTTAACAGTATTGAAAAAAGTGCCTttagttgttgtatttttttaa